Proteins found in one Haloferax litoreum genomic segment:
- the mch gene encoding methenyltetrahydromethanopterin cyclohydrolase, producing the protein MESINRMAIELVDEALDFADELGIEGYELDSGATVIDFGVDADGGVEAGMLLAEIQTAGLATVQTRMGDVAGTPRPVVELSTDRPALALLCSQKAGWELVFDDYDGLGSGPARALVGEEEEFHHLGYYDEFDLTALTVESIDLPTDEVAEHVADMCGVEPSAVFLPTYATGSLAGSVTGAARAAELAVFNLFEAGYEPASIVSATGSAPLAPVSYDESVAMSRTNDAVAYGGRVHLTVAEDFDDFDQAISTAGDEYGVPFEDVFDDAEWDFDEVDPGVFGPAQATIDVIDGPTYTLGETDEEVLAESFGL; encoded by the coding sequence ATGGAAAGCATCAATCGAATGGCCATCGAACTGGTGGACGAAGCGCTCGACTTCGCCGACGAACTCGGCATCGAGGGCTACGAACTCGACTCCGGTGCGACGGTCATCGACTTCGGCGTCGACGCCGACGGCGGTGTCGAAGCGGGGATGCTCCTCGCCGAAATTCAGACCGCCGGCCTCGCGACGGTCCAGACACGGATGGGTGACGTGGCGGGCACGCCGCGCCCCGTGGTCGAACTGTCGACGGACCGTCCCGCACTCGCCCTGCTCTGTTCGCAGAAGGCAGGGTGGGAACTCGTCTTCGACGACTACGACGGACTCGGGTCCGGGCCCGCGCGCGCCCTCGTCGGCGAAGAAGAGGAGTTCCACCACCTCGGGTACTACGACGAGTTCGACCTGACGGCCCTCACCGTCGAGAGCATCGACCTCCCGACCGACGAGGTTGCAGAGCACGTCGCCGACATGTGTGGTGTCGAACCCAGCGCCGTCTTCCTGCCGACGTACGCCACTGGGTCACTCGCGGGGAGCGTCACGGGTGCGGCCCGTGCGGCCGAACTCGCCGTGTTCAACCTGTTCGAAGCGGGCTACGAACCGGCCAGTATCGTCTCGGCCACCGGGTCGGCACCACTCGCCCCGGTCAGTTACGACGAGAGCGTCGCCATGAGTCGAACGAACGACGCCGTCGCCTACGGCGGGAGGGTCCACCTCACCGTCGCCGAGGACTTCGACGACTTCGACCAGGCTATCTCGACTGCCGGCGACGAGTACGGCGTCCCGTTCGAAGACGTGTTCGACGACGCCGAGTGGGACTTCGACGAGGTCGACCCCGGCGTGTTCGGCCCCGCACAGGCCACTATCGACGTTATCGACGGCCCCACCTACACGCTCGGTGAGACAGACGAAGAGGTCCTCGCCGAGTCGTTCGGACTGTGA
- a CDS encoding 50S ribosomal protein L14: MEALKADITKGVARGSLVTCADNTGARELKIISVAGYSGTKNRHPKAGIGDKVTVSVTKGTPEMRRQVLEAVIVRQRKSIRRPDGTRVKFEDNAAVIIDEMEEPRGTEIKGPVAREVAERFGSIASTATMIV; encoded by the coding sequence ATGGAAGCGCTCAAAGCAGACATCACCAAAGGCGTTGCTCGTGGCTCGCTGGTCACGTGCGCCGACAACACCGGTGCTCGTGAACTGAAGATTATCAGCGTCGCGGGTTACTCCGGCACGAAGAACCGCCACCCCAAGGCAGGCATCGGGGACAAGGTGACCGTCTCGGTCACCAAAGGGACTCCCGAGATGCGCCGCCAGGTGCTCGAAGCCGTCATCGTCCGACAGCGGAAATCCATCCGCCGGCCGGACGGGACGCGCGTGAAGTTCGAGGACAACGCCGCCGTCATCATCGACGAGATGGAAGAGCCTCGCGGGACCGAGATCAAAGGTCCTGTTGCGCGTGAAGTGGCCGAGCGCTTCGGGAGTATCGCATCGACGGCTACGATGATTGTATAG
- a CDS encoding YihY/virulence factor BrkB family protein has product MNPRVSRALTLTRAIFHEARAERLTFMAGSIAYGAFVSLLPLFLLVLAAISIIGSADLRQSVIVLIQTALTPGAGDIIIAELEATSRLTSLSLVGVLVLLWGTLRIFRGLDTAFSDIYESEAANTFADQLRDGIIVLVTVSLALVAGGILESSLPHLVGSVGWVVYRGVLVLLLFATFYPMYYIFPDVDVSYLEVVPGTLVAAVGLTAFGSLFRLYIHFSSRSPESSVVAGILVLLTWLYFSGLVILFGATVNAVLSNRSRDVNVRPLLGGIPLDSQAARTTRREVVRAIDQVDALVAANPDEDISISVGDETIRIPGPEKVVVDSDVSRFLPEGPVRLEFRWSSWPDSQDD; this is encoded by the coding sequence ATGAATCCACGGGTCTCGCGTGCGCTCACTCTCACGCGGGCAATCTTCCACGAAGCGCGCGCCGAGCGACTCACCTTCATGGCGGGAAGCATCGCTTACGGGGCGTTCGTCTCGCTTCTCCCACTGTTTCTCCTCGTGCTCGCCGCGATATCGATTATCGGGAGTGCCGACCTCCGACAGAGTGTCATCGTCCTCATCCAAACCGCCCTGACGCCGGGTGCGGGTGACATCATCATCGCCGAACTGGAGGCGACGAGTCGCCTCACGAGTCTCTCACTCGTCGGTGTCCTCGTCCTCCTGTGGGGGACGCTTCGCATCTTCCGCGGCCTCGACACTGCCTTCTCGGACATCTACGAGTCGGAGGCGGCCAACACGTTCGCCGACCAACTCAGAGATGGCATCATCGTCCTCGTCACCGTTTCGCTCGCCCTCGTCGCCGGCGGTATCCTCGAATCGTCGCTCCCGCACCTCGTCGGAAGCGTCGGATGGGTCGTCTACCGAGGTGTGCTCGTCTTGCTCCTCTTCGCGACGTTCTACCCGATGTACTACATCTTCCCCGACGTGGACGTGTCGTACCTCGAAGTCGTCCCCGGAACACTCGTCGCCGCCGTCGGGTTGACCGCCTTCGGGTCGCTCTTCCGACTCTACATCCACTTCAGCAGTCGGTCACCCGAGTCGAGTGTCGTCGCCGGTATCCTCGTCCTCCTGACGTGGTTGTACTTCAGTGGTCTCGTCATCCTCTTCGGCGCGACGGTGAACGCCGTGCTCTCGAATCGTTCTCGCGACGTGAACGTCCGCCCACTCCTCGGTGGTATCCCACTCGACTCACAGGCCGCCCGGACGACCAGACGAGAGGTGGTACGGGCTATCGACCAAGTAGATGCTCTCGTCGCGGCAAACCCGGACGAAGACATCAGCATCAGCGTCGGGGACGAGACGATACGGATTCCGGGTCCCGAGAAGGTCGTCGTCGATAGCGACGTCAGTCGATTCCTCCCGGAGGGACCGGTTCGGTTAGAGTTCAGATGGTCGTCGTGGCCAGACAGTCAAGATGACTGA
- a CDS encoding 30S ribosomal protein S17, whose amino-acid sequence MAIGLDVPMPPEPDDSEAYDYDKCPFYGSLSVRGQTLEGKVVSTDMAKTVIVEREYDVFVPKYDRYMKRRSRIPAHVPGVLDHVAVGDEVTIAETRPLSKTKSHVVVEIIGGDE is encoded by the coding sequence ATGGCGATAGGACTTGACGTTCCAATGCCTCCGGAACCCGACGACTCGGAGGCTTACGACTACGATAAATGTCCGTTCTACGGCTCGCTCTCCGTCCGGGGTCAGACCCTGGAGGGCAAAGTCGTCTCGACGGACATGGCAAAGACCGTCATCGTCGAGCGGGAGTACGACGTATTCGTTCCGAAGTACGACCGCTACATGAAGCGACGTTCGCGCATTCCGGCACACGTGCCGGGCGTGCTCGACCACGTCGCTGTCGGTGACGAAGTAACAATTGCGGAGACACGCCCGCTCTCGAAGACCAAATCACACGTTGTGGTTGAGATCATCGGGGGTGACGAGTGA
- a CDS encoding 50S ribosomal protein L22 — protein sequence MGINYSVEADPDSTAKGMLRDRPISLKHSKAISRAIKGMTVADAEEYLEAVIDGERSVPFKQHNSGVGHRSDIEGWDAGRYPEKASKAFLELLENVRNNATEQGFDGPAMEIKHLAAHKVGERQGRKPRAFGRADPWNTPICDVELIIEEVEE from the coding sequence ATGGGAATCAATTACAGCGTCGAGGCCGACCCGGACTCCACGGCCAAAGGTATGCTCCGGGACCGGCCCATCAGCCTCAAGCACAGTAAGGCCATCTCCCGCGCCATCAAGGGGATGACCGTCGCCGACGCCGAGGAGTACCTCGAAGCCGTCATCGACGGCGAGCGCTCGGTCCCGTTCAAGCAGCACAACTCTGGTGTCGGTCACCGAAGCGACATCGAGGGCTGGGACGCAGGACGATACCCTGAGAAAGCGTCCAAGGCGTTCCTCGAACTCCTCGAGAACGTCCGCAACAACGCGACCGAACAGGGATTCGACGGACCAGCCATGGAGATTAAACACCTCGCCGCCCACAAGGTCGGCGAACGTCAGGGTCGCAAGCCCCGCGCCTTCGGCCGGGCAGACCCGTGGAACACCCCAATCTGTGACGTCGAACTCATCATCGAAGAGGTCGAGGAATAA
- a CDS encoding DUF7130 family rubredoxin-like protein: protein MAIKTPAHPTRPLEGDHTTWETVETSSTTASRAVLPPVVVENRTMGHHHFGEAHLVWQCDDCGEVGTLTAFPTSCPDCGAAREALFYYTED, encoded by the coding sequence ATGGCCATCAAGACACCCGCACACCCGACACGACCGCTCGAAGGCGACCACACGACGTGGGAGACTGTCGAGACGAGTTCGACCACCGCGTCTCGGGCCGTCTTGCCACCCGTCGTCGTGGAAAACCGAACCATGGGTCACCACCACTTCGGCGAAGCACACCTCGTCTGGCAGTGCGACGACTGCGGCGAGGTCGGCACACTGACCGCCTTCCCGACGTCCTGCCCGGACTGTGGGGCGGCACGCGAAGCGCTGTTCTACTACACCGAGGACTGA
- a CDS encoding 50S ribosomal protein L3 encodes MPQPSRPRKGSMGFSPRKRVTKEVPRIKSWPSDDGSPALQGFAGYKAGMTHVMMVNDEADSPREGMEEAVPVTVVETPPMRAVALRAYEQTSYGMKPKTEVWTNEFHDELDRVLNLPAEDTFEEDAEALREAVEAGEVDDLRVITHTVPSELKNVPKKKPDVMETRVGGGSLVERADFALDLIAEGGEHDMSDVFRAGEYLDVAGVTKGKGTQGPVKRWGVQKRKGKHARQGWRRRIGNLGPWNPSRVRSTVPQLGQTGYHQRTELNKRLIDLGEGDDASVDGGFVNYGEVDGNYALVKGSLPGPNKRLLRFRPAVRPNDQPRLDPEVRFVSTASNQG; translated from the coding sequence ATGCCACAACCAAGCAGACCACGAAAAGGCTCGATGGGCTTCAGCCCACGCAAGCGTGTGACCAAAGAGGTCCCGCGCATCAAGTCGTGGCCAAGTGACGATGGCTCCCCTGCACTGCAGGGATTCGCTGGCTACAAAGCCGGCATGACCCACGTCATGATGGTCAACGACGAAGCGGACTCCCCCCGAGAGGGTATGGAGGAAGCAGTGCCGGTGACCGTCGTCGAGACGCCACCGATGCGTGCTGTCGCTCTTCGCGCCTACGAGCAGACGTCGTACGGTATGAAGCCGAAGACCGAGGTCTGGACGAACGAGTTCCACGACGAACTCGACCGCGTCCTCAACCTCCCGGCAGAAGATACGTTCGAAGAAGACGCCGAAGCGCTTCGCGAGGCCGTCGAGGCCGGCGAAGTCGACGACCTTCGTGTCATCACGCACACGGTCCCGTCTGAACTCAAGAACGTCCCGAAGAAGAAGCCCGACGTGATGGAGACTCGCGTCGGCGGTGGCTCCCTCGTGGAGCGTGCCGACTTCGCCCTCGACCTGATTGCCGAGGGTGGCGAACACGACATGTCCGACGTGTTCCGCGCTGGCGAGTACCTCGACGTCGCCGGTGTCACGAAGGGTAAGGGTACGCAGGGTCCCGTCAAGCGATGGGGCGTCCAGAAGCGGAAGGGCAAGCACGCCCGTCAGGGCTGGAGACGCCGTATTGGCAACCTCGGCCCGTGGAACCCGTCCCGCGTTCGCTCGACGGTTCCGCAGCTCGGTCAGACTGGTTACCACCAGCGCACCGAGCTCAACAAGCGCCTCATCGACCTCGGTGAGGGTGACGACGCCTCCGTCGACGGTGGCTTCGTCAACTACGGTGAGGTCGACGGCAACTACGCGCTCGTCAAGGGCTCGCTCCCGGGCCCCAACAAGCGTCTTCTGCGGTTCCGCCCGGCCGTCCGGCCGAACGACCAGCCGCGCCTCGACCCCGAGGTGCGCTTCGTCTCTACCGCATCGAACCAGGGTTAA
- a CDS encoding putative RNA uridine N3 methyltransferase translates to MKLSVLVPTSLVREAEDQREATRKLGYVARAAAVFRANELVIFSDEDGETRWGGEFVETVLRYAATPPYLRKEVWGKRDELRYAGILPPVLVSSTTAGDSDELPALREGIVTEVGPDDRVRVNCGMQHPISLFVPPGMNLTEGERVAVRISSREPVRARIVDEPLPGFDVSRMDLTEALGRPDAGVRIATSRYGEPLSVPRLGELTARIADADGTTVVFGSPGRGLPDMLGMSPEDVADVEPSGGPGFDLWLNTIPRQGSDVVRTEEAMFASLASLTLTE, encoded by the coding sequence ATGAAACTCAGCGTACTCGTGCCGACCTCACTCGTCCGGGAAGCCGAAGACCAACGCGAGGCAACTCGCAAACTCGGCTACGTCGCCCGCGCGGCGGCGGTCTTCCGGGCGAACGAACTCGTCATCTTCTCCGACGAAGATGGCGAAACCAGGTGGGGCGGCGAGTTCGTCGAAACCGTACTTCGGTACGCTGCGACACCCCCATACCTCCGGAAGGAAGTGTGGGGCAAGCGTGACGAACTCCGGTACGCTGGGATTCTGCCTCCCGTTCTCGTCTCGTCTACGACCGCGGGCGACTCCGACGAGTTGCCTGCGTTGCGAGAAGGAATCGTGACCGAGGTCGGACCTGACGACCGCGTTCGGGTCAATTGCGGAATGCAACACCCGATCTCCCTGTTCGTCCCTCCGGGGATGAACCTCACAGAGGGAGAGCGCGTCGCTGTCAGGATCTCTTCGCGAGAACCGGTCCGTGCGAGGATCGTCGACGAGCCCCTTCCGGGCTTCGACGTATCCCGCATGGACCTCACGGAAGCACTCGGCAGGCCAGATGCGGGCGTGCGAATCGCCACGTCTCGCTATGGCGAGCCGCTGTCAGTCCCCCGTCTGGGAGAACTGACTGCCCGCATCGCCGACGCCGACGGTACGACCGTCGTCTTCGGTTCACCGGGCCGTGGGCTTCCGGACATGCTCGGGATGTCTCCCGAGGATGTTGCAGACGTCGAACCTTCCGGTGGTCCGGGGTTCGACCTCTGGCTCAATACGATTCCGCGACAGGGCAGCGACGTGGTGCGAACTGAAGAAGCGATGTTCGCGTCACTCGCCTCCCTGACACTCACGGAGTGA
- a CDS encoding 50S ribosomal protein L2, whose translation MGRRIQGQRRGRGSSTFRAPSHRYKAELSHKKSEKKDTISGTVVGIEHDPARSAPIALVEFEDEQRMILAPEGVTVGEELQIGVSAEIKPGNTLPLAEIPEGVPVCNVERQPGDGGKFARASGVSAQLLSHDRKVAVVKLPSGEVKRLNPECRATIGVVAGGGRTEKPFVKAGKKYHKMKARGIKWPRVRGVAMNAVDHPFGGGGRQHPGQPKSVSRNAPPGRKVGDIASKRTGRGGKGGK comes from the coding sequence ATGGGACGCCGAATTCAGGGCCAGCGTCGTGGTCGCGGTTCGTCCACCTTCCGGGCACCGTCGCACCGCTACAAGGCCGAACTGTCGCACAAGAAGTCCGAGAAGAAAGACACTATCTCGGGTACGGTCGTCGGCATCGAGCACGACCCCGCCCGCAGTGCGCCCATCGCCCTCGTCGAGTTCGAGGACGAACAGCGCATGATTCTCGCGCCCGAGGGAGTCACCGTCGGCGAAGAGCTTCAGATCGGCGTCTCCGCCGAAATCAAGCCCGGCAACACGCTGCCGCTCGCCGAGATTCCCGAAGGTGTCCCCGTCTGTAACGTCGAGCGTCAGCCCGGCGACGGCGGGAAGTTCGCCCGCGCCTCCGGTGTCAGCGCGCAGCTCCTCTCGCACGACCGTAAGGTCGCCGTCGTGAAGCTGCCATCGGGTGAGGTCAAGCGCCTCAACCCCGAGTGCCGTGCCACCATCGGCGTCGTCGCCGGTGGCGGCCGCACGGAGAAGCCGTTCGTCAAGGCAGGGAAGAAGTACCACAAGATGAAAGCGCGCGGTATCAAGTGGCCGCGCGTTCGTGGTGTTGCAATGAACGCCGTCGACCACCCGTTCGGTGGCGGTGGCCGTCAGCACCCCGGTCAGCCGAAGTCCGTCTCGCGGAACGCCCCGCCGGGACGGAAGGTCGGTGACATCGCCTCCAAGCGCACCGGTCGCGGTGGCAAGGGAGGTAAGTAA
- the rpmC gene encoding 50S ribosomal protein L29: MAILYTEEIRDMTPAERVAELEELETELLNAKAVQAAGGAPDNPGRVSELKKTIARIKTIQGEEGDLDEE, translated from the coding sequence ATGGCGATCCTCTACACCGAAGAGATTCGCGACATGACGCCCGCAGAGCGCGTCGCCGAGCTCGAAGAGCTCGAGACCGAACTGCTCAACGCCAAGGCCGTTCAGGCCGCGGGTGGCGCACCGGACAACCCGGGGCGCGTCTCTGAACTGAAGAAGACCATCGCCCGAATCAAGACGATTCAGGGCGAAGAAGGCGACCTCGACGAAGAATAA
- a CDS encoding ribonuclease P protein component 1 — MPLTPETLTRHELNGLSVEVVEAANPDLVGIAGRIVVETMRTLMVDDGTRVRQVPKRGATFEFAIPSTDEAAGAAKASGTTSKLRSDTTGGLDASQSGRRADSSSAASHTGNCEGVAYVTVDGSQLLSRPALRTETTGDSKWR; from the coding sequence ATGCCACTGACACCCGAGACCCTCACGCGACACGAACTCAACGGCCTCTCTGTAGAGGTCGTCGAGGCGGCGAACCCCGACTTGGTCGGGATAGCCGGGCGTATCGTCGTCGAGACGATGCGCACTTTGATGGTCGACGACGGGACTCGGGTGCGGCAGGTGCCGAAACGAGGGGCGACCTTCGAATTTGCAATTCCGAGCACAGATGAAGCCGCCGGCGCTGCGAAGGCGTCGGGGACCACGTCCAAACTTCGATCGGATACTACTGGCGGATTAGATGCCAGTCAGTCTGGTCGGCGCGCCGACTCATCATCGGCCGCTTCCCACACCGGGAATTGCGAGGGCGTGGCCTACGTTACGGTGGATGGCTCACAACTGCTCTCACGACCCGCCCTACGCACCGAAACTACAGGTGACTCGAAATGGCGATAG
- a CDS encoding 50S ribosomal protein L23: protein MSIIEHPLVTEKAMNQMDFQNKLQFIVHVDATKSEISDEVESRYDVTVEKINTQVTMKGKKKATVRLSEDDDAQEIASRIGVF from the coding sequence ATGAGCATCATCGAGCACCCGCTGGTCACCGAGAAAGCGATGAACCAGATGGACTTCCAGAACAAGCTCCAGTTCATCGTCCACGTCGACGCGACCAAGTCCGAGATTTCGGACGAAGTCGAGTCGCGGTACGACGTGACCGTCGAGAAGATCAACACACAGGTCACGATGAAAGGTAAGAAGAAAGCAACTGTTCGTCTCTCTGAGGACGACGACGCGCAGGAAATCGCGTCGCGAATTGGGGTGTTCTAA
- a CDS encoding 30S ribosomal protein S3, with protein MADEHQFIENGLQRSQIDEFFAEELGRAGYGGMDVAKTPMGTQIVLKAEKPGMVIGKGGKNIRKVTRELEERFNLDDPQIDVQEVDEPDLNARIVADRLANALERGWYFRKAGHTTIDRIMDAGALGAEIVLSGKVTGARSRVEKFNRGYIKHNGEPAQEIVDEGQGVAVMKLGTIGVTVKIIPPGARLPDDFEVEEDAQPEAVEQIEETESVEDLLEEEPEEIPDVAEDVEAEPETEAVDEEVVEEAVEEVIDDEEVVEDEAADDDDEEAVEEELDEDVAEEAADLVAEMEDEDETEEE; from the coding sequence ATGGCTGACGAACACCAATTCATCGAGAACGGACTGCAGCGGTCCCAGATCGACGAGTTCTTCGCCGAAGAACTCGGCCGCGCCGGCTACGGCGGCATGGACGTCGCGAAGACGCCCATGGGTACGCAGATCGTGCTCAAGGCCGAGAAGCCCGGGATGGTCATCGGGAAGGGTGGCAAGAACATCCGTAAGGTGACTCGCGAACTCGAAGAGCGATTCAACCTCGACGACCCCCAGATCGACGTGCAGGAAGTCGACGAACCGGACCTCAACGCCCGGATCGTCGCCGACCGCCTCGCCAACGCACTCGAACGTGGTTGGTACTTCCGTAAAGCGGGCCACACGACCATCGACCGTATCATGGACGCCGGCGCCCTCGGTGCCGAAATCGTCCTCTCCGGGAAGGTCACGGGCGCTCGCTCGCGCGTGGAGAAGTTCAACCGTGGCTACATCAAGCACAACGGTGAACCCGCACAGGAAATCGTCGACGAGGGTCAGGGCGTCGCAGTCATGAAGCTCGGTACCATCGGCGTCACGGTCAAGATCATCCCGCCGGGTGCGCGCCTCCCCGACGACTTCGAAGTCGAGGAAGACGCCCAGCCCGAAGCGGTCGAACAGATCGAAGAGACCGAGAGCGTCGAAGACCTCCTCGAAGAGGAACCGGAAGAGATTCCGGACGTCGCCGAGGACGTCGAAGCAGAGCCCGAGACGGAAGCCGTCGACGAGGAAGTCGTCGAGGAAGCCGTCGAAGAAGTCATCGACGACGAAGAAGTCGTCGAGGACGAAGCGGCCGACGACGACGACGAGGAAGCCGTCGAGGAAGAACTCGACGAAGACGTCGCCGAAGAGGCGGCCGACCTCGTCGCCGAGATGGAAGACGAAGACGAGACGGAGGAAGAATAA
- a CDS encoding 30S ribosomal protein S19, whose translation MSTQYRTGREGEFTYRGYTLEELQDMELDEVAELLPARQRRTITRGLSTEHEKLLAKVEDKTEEETANAPVRTHLRDMPILPEFVGLTFAVYNGQEFERVKVQPEMIGHYLGEFQLTRSSVTHGQAGIGATRSSKFVPLK comes from the coding sequence ATGAGCACGCAATACCGTACCGGCCGCGAAGGTGAGTTCACCTACCGTGGCTACACGCTCGAAGAGCTGCAGGATATGGAGCTCGACGAAGTCGCGGAACTGCTCCCCGCTCGTCAGCGGCGAACCATCACCCGTGGCCTGTCGACCGAGCACGAGAAACTGCTCGCGAAGGTCGAAGACAAGACGGAAGAGGAGACGGCGAACGCACCAGTGCGAACGCACCTGCGTGACATGCCGATTCTCCCCGAATTCGTCGGTCTCACCTTCGCTGTGTACAACGGTCAGGAATTCGAGCGCGTCAAGGTTCAGCCCGAGATGATCGGACACTACCTTGGCGAGTTCCAGCTGACCCGTTCGTCAGTGACCCACGGTCAGGCCGGTATCGGCGCGACCCGGTCCTCGAAGTTCGTGCCGCTCAAGTAA
- the rpl4p gene encoding 50S ribosomal protein L4, which yields MQATIRDLNGDDAGSIDLPEVFETAYRPDLIKRAVIAAQANRKQPYGSDPYAGMRTPAESMGSGRGMSHDPRQNGVARRVPHAVSGRRAHPPKAEKDQGKEINTKERKLAVRSALAATANPEIVRERGHQFDDDLELPLVVSDDFEDLVKTKEVVDLLQSLGVYADIERSEDNKKVKAGQGKLRGRKYTRPKSILFVTAEEPSKAARNLAGVDVATAANVSAEDLAPGTHAGRLTLFTESALEEVAER from the coding sequence ATGCAGGCAACTATCCGAGACCTGAACGGTGACGACGCAGGCAGCATCGACCTGCCCGAGGTCTTCGAGACGGCTTACCGTCCGGACCTCATCAAGCGCGCTGTCATCGCTGCTCAGGCAAACCGAAAACAGCCGTACGGTTCCGACCCCTACGCTGGCATGCGAACGCCGGCAGAGTCCATGGGAAGCGGTCGCGGCATGTCGCACGACCCACGCCAGAACGGTGTGGCCCGACGTGTCCCGCACGCCGTCTCCGGTCGTCGCGCACACCCGCCGAAGGCCGAGAAGGACCAGGGGAAGGAGATCAACACCAAAGAGCGCAAACTCGCCGTCCGCTCGGCACTCGCCGCCACGGCGAACCCCGAAATCGTCCGCGAGCGCGGTCACCAGTTCGACGACGACCTCGAACTCCCGCTCGTCGTTTCCGACGACTTCGAGGACCTCGTCAAGACGAAGGAGGTCGTCGACCTCCTGCAGTCCCTCGGCGTCTACGCCGACATCGAGCGCTCTGAGGACAACAAGAAGGTGAAGGCCGGCCAAGGGAAGCTCCGTGGCCGCAAGTACACCCGTCCGAAGTCCATCCTCTTCGTGACGGCTGAGGAGCCCTCGAAGGCTGCTCGTAACCTCGCCGGTGTCGACGTCGCCACCGCGGCGAACGTCTCCGCCGAGGACCTCGCGCCCGGTACGCACGCCGGTCGCCTCACGCTCTTCACCGAAAGCGCTCTCGAGGAGGTCGCAGAACGATGA
- a CDS encoding MTH1187 family thiamine-binding protein, with amino-acid sequence MTVIAMLSVAPVVEGSMSSEVAKAVAALDDFDVSYETNPMGTVIEADDIDELLAAVGAAHKAVDGDRVSTFLKVDDKRTSDQRAADKVSAVEKHLGRPAKRDAE; translated from the coding sequence ATGACAGTCATCGCGATGTTGAGTGTCGCACCGGTCGTCGAAGGGAGCATGTCCAGCGAAGTCGCCAAGGCGGTCGCCGCCCTCGACGACTTCGACGTGTCGTACGAGACCAACCCGATGGGGACGGTCATCGAAGCGGACGACATCGACGAACTCCTCGCCGCGGTTGGTGCGGCGCACAAAGCGGTCGACGGCGACCGAGTGAGCACGTTCCTGAAGGTCGACGACAAACGGACCAGCGACCAGCGTGCTGCGGACAAAGTTTCGGCGGTCGAAAAACACCTCGGACGCCCCGCCAAGCGCGACGCCGAGTGA